aatgaccaattcTGTTTTGTATCAacttattaatatttaaacaaacatggcatctgaacataaatacaatgttgatagctaaagtaaattaataaatattagcaccttttgcttttttatttttgtttatttattttctgtgttaaagCCAAGATTTTCAATCAGACACTTTTTGCTGttatagtaagtaaagcacctgaagacacttcaaacatgtcataatgtttataaacattacttGGCATTGCTGGCCTTAAAGTAAGCAGGAAAGCTTAAGAATtctattacaacagttcagaaaacatgTCCAGCACTATtgtgtgagaatcatatttacagtcttccactaacactgtagttcagtattgttatcttattgctggcattagAATAACAAGTAAAAATGTTAAACCTTTCAGAAACATTTCAGCAATGTAATGTGAGAGTAATCGCAATCCACAAGTGAAGTTTACtgttttactggcattaaaataaccaggataaaatctaaaacactgataaaataggcgtgttgactgactcattgCTCTGCACGGGCTCAGTGCTGTGTATCACCCGATTTGTAATTTAAGTAGTGGccttaatgtaaatgcataattaatcctcccaattgtttctttgctaattctgcattcTTGTTATTTGGTAAGTTTAAAAAGAGGTgcgtctccagacagaatgtcttcaGGAAacaaacggtgtgtagtgtagtgtgacTACATCCTTTGCACAGTAAAGCGaacaatttcctttaaggaacatatagctagaaaaatagctttgagctcgtttcttcatcgtcagataatataatttaattaagaaacagtcTTCAGTTAACATAGCTCGTTATAGCTTTATAATGAGCTATGTTAGAGTggacagaaataaactaaacaataattaagtaCACAACTAATTTAACTTGCTTCTGGAAAGCCCTCATTTAGCAGTAGCTTAGGTCTAAGggtttcagcatagaagaatgcagtgctttgccattggtgtcgtctttttttatttcttgagcTTTACATGTTTACGACTGGCAATGTGATCTTTAGTGGTATTAACTCATACGTAATCAGTCGAATGACAGCAAAACTTGCAGAGTAGTATCCCACTGTTGTctaatcagaaaatgttttagctctgtctttttctaaacattgaatatttttttcGTTGGCGTAGTCGGCATGTTGAGTTTCAGTAGAGAAGCatgagtgaagtcacatgatgaattaacTCAACTTGGCTGGGTGtagtgcaaaaaacaaacaaaacaaaaaccccagaaaaTTGGAGGTGCAAGGAgaaattccattcccaaaatgcctaATTTAATTTCCAATGCCTAATTCTGTGATTCCGCAATCACAGAAAATCAGTAGCCTTACTGAGAGCTGCTGTTCTATGTTGCAGTTAACAAAAGGAGCTACAGTAGTTATTTTCTAGTCAGCAGATTGACCGTATTCTGTAGAGCTCAGTCTAGTGAAGCTGGTAGTGGTAATAGAACAATGCCCATTCTGTTTTAACCAGGATAATAAGGCTGAAGAACCAAACCAAAGAACAATTGTGGTGGTTTTGGAAGTTTGCCTGTTCATTAGTTAGTGGTTTGGGAAGGGGAAGTGAGATAAACATACTAAATGAAGGCATAGGTTTGTAGTATGTGTCTACTTCACTTTCTTTTACCATgagaccagtggttcccaaactggaAAATTGTCAAGAGGGTTTGGCAAATACAGAAATATCTTCCAAATGACCCTGGCACCAGACAAGGAATGTTCCCCAGGCTGAGGGAACCAGTTGATTTACATGAAAGCAGCATTATGATTTTTACCTTGTCAGCTctgttgtacattttaatataaaacttaCTGGAGGATGATTACAATTCTTATGTCTATGGATTCACTGGATGGGTCAGGGATTTTGTGCAAAGAATGTTTAGGAACACCAGATCTAGACAACCTGCAAACTCAAACAGCTTTACATGCAGTGGATCATTTTTAGTGGCACGTGATTTAAAAGCAGATGATGTCTGGGTTTGTTACTGGCGACGATGCTACTGGAGACTATGCTACTGTATGAGTGTTTTGACAGGTTGTACTGGATCAAGGGATGGACGCTGGCCGAAGGGTGCCATTAGCATCCACACTCAGTACCATATATTGAGTAGTCAAAGGGTGCTGACAGACAGTTGGGGTTGTGCCCAGATGTAGGCACAACAGCTGTATCGCTACCTGCTTTGCAGTTTCATATAGTTTAGATTATTGGAATGCCATACTGTTGATAGCGAAGTGTTTTCAGACACAGTTTTAACCAAATAGATTTTGGCCATACATAATTGGTCAAATTAAAGTAACTTGGCCTACTGTACCAGATAGGCTTGGGTTGTTGTTACTGTTACAGTAACATGTTGGTGTTTGATGGTTATTTTGGTGCTCACACCATCAGTTAAACTTTTGGGGATATTTACTTGCCATGATCTGCCAAATTTTACAAAATGGGACTGTCCTGACTGTGCAGTTTGGTCCAAATGCAGCACATTCTGAATTCCAGCCAGGACACAGCTTATTGGTGTGAATGCATGCTATTGTCTTTATTAAAGGCTTGCTCCTTTTTGACACTCGCCCACATGCATTGACAGTCAATGTAATGAATGGCTTCTAAGTAAAGAATGCTAGGTATTTTTCAGAGGATACTgtactttttttgctttgtgtgttttaggTACAGTACATATGTACAGCAATGAGTTTTCTTCAGGAAGTGTTCTGCTACAGTGGTGGAATAGCCCCATCTAAAACTTTCTGTACAATCCAATATTGAATGTTTAGCTAATATCAGTCCCTTAGCACCTTAAATACTAAATGTAATGCAGACCTTTTAAGAaaaagttctctttttttttgcccTGATTTGTGTGATCTGGGGATGGCTTGCCATTCTAGTTAGGCtggtaaaaaacaacaacactaaaATCAGTTGGAGCCAGGAAATAAGTTGAGCCACAGGTTGCTAGTGAGTCTGCAAGCTGCTGTCAGCAAGCTTTGATGATTCAGACAGTGATTTTCTGTTAAACTGGTTTTGCAGTCAGAATCAACTGATATTTCACAATGTCTTTGTATGTTCATGAACAGCATGCTTGATTCATTTGCACACCTACAactttacatatttgtttttatgtaagtCTTGAAACTACAAGGGTGCAGTCAAGTATAAATTCAATGTTTTCTCTTTATCAAAATTGTGGGGGTAAAACAAAACTACCTATAACATCCAACCACATCTGAGTTTGTTGTAGTCAAACTTTaaagattctatttttttttcaggttacaGTACCACCAGCAGATTTCTATAGAAGGGGTTCTTGAACAAGAGGCCTGTTATGGGAAATGGTTTCAATGACTTCACTGGAGAATGATAAAAGGAAGTGTGCTACAGTGATGCTGGAGATTAGACAGTATAGTAAACCTAACCCTATTTCTTTACTAACTTTCACTCGGTGTAAATTCAGCCAGTCCTTGCAGATCATCCCTAGATTTAGCATTTAAGTGAAATGCTAACTTTCACTTAGCTTGGTGTAGCTTCAGAATGCAGTCCATCTTTACTGTATTGGAGGAGGAATTCGGCACGCTTACTCGCTTCTGCTTTGCTGTCTGGTTGGCGGCCCCTTGTCTATACACATGGTAGTTTGTTTCAAGTGGTTTTGTTTTCACATGGTTTGAGGCGGGTGGGGGGTGTTAGACTGAAAGGGAGTGTGGGGCCTTGTAAGTTAGTGTGCTTGCTGAGGTTGCAGTGATGACCCGGTCCTTTGCCCTTCCAAACAACCATCAAAAGGAGAGAGCGAAAATTCTGGAATTGCAGATCAGTAAATTCATTACGGGTGTTCTCTGCGTGCATACAGTTTCTCACACTGACACAGTTACCTATCGTAAAAAGGCTTATTGTTTGGGTGTTGGTTGGGCTTTAGGAAGCACGCTTGCATCTTGAGGTACCTCTTTTAGTCTTTTCTGTGCTTGCGTTGAGAATCTAGAATGAAGATAAAATCCTTGCTTGCTTATTTACTAGCTTGCTGCTGTTTTAATGCTTGGTGCTCACTGATCTagcatttaaagtttaaaaatatagaGTTTAAaggaagtttttaaaaaaatgtatcatagttagtaacattgtttaaaaattgCACGCAAGGCTGGTGACACAGGTGACTGTGTGTAAATCCTGCAAACGAATGAACCCCTTGACTGTCCCCTAAACAAGCTAAGTGTGCTTTCCTGTCTCCAAGGAGACGGGGCCTACATGTCCAAGTCCACTAAAAAAGTTGTCTATGAaaaatttgttgttgttttatggtTCCTTTTGTAAATGTGACCTTTGTTTAAGGTGACAACCCTGACCCTTTGTACAGAATAACCTGGGAGGATGTTTCTGTAGAGTGTTTTCTGGTGCAGGTGAGAAACTGTATTATCGCTTCAGtgttaattattgttttcagtgatGGCTCTTCCTATTTCTTCAACTAGACAGAGGTACTGTAAAAATCTTGAACCAgattagaatttatttttcagacctctttctttttttggatTAAATTCCCACACCTGAGATTTCTGTTAACATTTTCAGGCATTTTAGTTTTGGGATTGTAGAACTGTACTGCAGTTATTGTTCTCCCTACTGTATTAAACCATATGTTACTGCAAACTTGCAACTTTAGTTGTGTAAGTCTGGTGGCAAGTTTGCTGTATGCTACTGgagaactacagtacagtaatgatTACGATCCCTATTGAGCTTGTCTGCTAATTGTAGGGAGGATCTGTGAACCGTGGATGATGTGGCTTCAGGAGACTGCCTGCCTtctttgtctttgtatttcgcTGCCTCCGTCCCCATAAATCTGACACCACTGGGATTCTGGTTTCTTGAGATCATGAAGAATTTGAATGCTGGCCAGCTAGCTTTCTGTGTGAAAGGAAGAGCACCGTCTGAGAGTATTGTCTGCCAAAAGCATTCAGAGTTTGGGGTTGGATATGATCGCTACAGCAGTAAATTCTGTTTGCTTGTTAAAGTGGGTCTTCGGTTGCAATGCAATAGCTCATGAAATTTaagccatgtgtttttttttttttttttttttttttgggtgtacTTGGTAAAAAGctaatgtgtttgtgtgctttCTTGCTGTTTCTCTCTCAGGGTTAACACACATAGTAAGAGCTGTTTTGGCTTGTTAGTATAACAGCtgcagtatttgtatttatgGAGTGCTTGTGTTGGCACGCATCAGCTATTACCAGTGAGGTTGTGATCTATTCAGCGTAcacaatatgaaaagaaaaacgtTGATCGTCTTTGTATAGCTTATAAAAAACCCATTCAAGCCCCAATAAATCATGCTTACTCTTTATTTATGGATGGCTCAGACACTGAcacttgccattttgttttttagtgtaCCAAAACACCTTCTCTTTGTATTCCTCCCTTCTGACTGATCATGTAAATAATGGAGGCTGATACCAGGCCATGTTTCAGCTTCTTTCTCAGATTTGTAGTACATTAAGTAGTATGTTGAGACACTGTGAATGTATGGTACGTAACAGCGTAAAATCAACATGTTCCTGAAGGCCAAGCGCATTAATTGCTCAGAAATAACATTAACCCTGAAAGAAAGGCCTAACATATGCTACCATTTGTAATATTATGCTGGAGGATCATGGTGCCATTGCCACAAGTCACATGGGCTGTGTCAATAAGGACCTTTTATAGTCTATTATCTTAGTATTAGCATGCCATTATTTGTCTTGTTAGTGTGAAGTTTCATATGATGCTGTCACAGTCTTGTAATTCTGTGGATGCAATACTGTACATGGGGATTAAGGGGTGGCtacacacacattcatattaAGATCTTGCCAGAATGTCAAGCAGACATTTATTTTCTGCAGATATGACAAATTGTAGAGTCATGGGTGCATTTTGACACTTCACCTATTTCTGCTAACTGCCTTTACTGGATTATCCAGTTCTGTTATCAAGTTATGTAGCCTATTTCCCAGAgttgataattatttatttatttatttatttatttattttaagtatggatttttttgtagtaccgtagttgtagctctacagtacctccaaactaaatttaaggatgttggaagTGGTGGTTTGTGTATAGTTACGCACCAAACTCAATTACTCagtcttaaatgaatacataaataaagcaaattatttatcattatgGCAtactctaaatgtgaactacaatatgtgaactacaatatgtgagctacaagaatttagcgatggagtatGCCAGAGAAAAcccccctcactcatcccagtcattctccttttacttttacttttttgatTTCCTCATTGTCAGTCCAAAGACACACAGTTGTTACTCAGGAATACTTTGCTTTTTGTAGTGCGTTCAATtattaaagttcctgattgcaccactaagtaaacctggtttcagcaggtcttaATGCAGGTCTTAACCCAGTGCTCAATTGCTTATTTGGATTGcactgtcatcagaatcgcttaggtgaatatgttaatgatggggaAGGCGTTCTATAACGGGGCAAGGCAattcttcagaataccatttcatcTTACCCCCGTTTATGCgtcaattaaaaacaagaagtGATTTAAATTGGCCAACCCTGCTATTTTCTTCTATTCATAagttcataaagaaaaaaaaaagaaaaaactctaTTACCACTGGAGGGAGCCAGAGTCCACTTGAAACTAAAAGTGAATCATTGTGCCGACTTGTGTTGAGCAGACTATACTTTAATTTATTAGTTTCATTTCTATACTTGTTTATGGGTTATTACTTCTAATGCTTTGCCCTCAATTTAACTATttcatgtttaatatatttgtatctctctctttttaaAGCTCCAAGAAACAGTTAAGAGGAAGCTGGAGAATGCTGCATCTCCTCTGAATGGGGATCAAACAAATGGTTTTGGAGAGGCATACTCTGCAAACAAGAAGCCCCGGCTGGATGATACTCGGAACACCATTAACGGGGTATCCAATGGTTTACCGCCTGTCTCCCCCTTGCACCAATTGGACACAAAGCACTCTGGCGGTAGGGAGAGGCTGCTACCCAATGGGAGCCATTCTTTGGGCCTGGACCGGCTCAACAGCAAAACAACTGTCAGCCTTCATGAGCCTGGCCTAGGAGAGAACCAGGAGCTGGATGACCGATTTCTGCTCAAAGAGTTCAAACAGGAGCCGGAGGATGATATTTTGCCATGTTTGCCGCCGGCCGGCAGCAACCTCATGCCTGACCTGAATCTGAACGAGCAAGAGTGGAAGGAGCTCATCGAGGAGCTGAACCGCTCTGTACCAGATGAGGACATGCAGGACATTTTCAACGATGACTTTGGAGACCGGAAAGACCCTGATCCCATGACCCCAGCCGCGCACACACTCTTGCCACAGGATGCAGTCAGCGTCAAGGCAGAGTTCTCCCCGGCAGCCACATCTTTTGACCAAGAGCAGCGGACAGTGTCCCCGCAGGTGAGGCCCATGTCTTCTGGTCCTCCACAACACCCTGCTTCCTCGACCAACACCACTAAAGCCTCTTCACCGGCAATGCCTAACTCGCAGCCCCAAAGGCAACTGCCACAGAATGTCTTGTTGCCTAAACCTTCTTCCAACGAGCTCTCCTTAGCTCTGCAGCTTCAGCAGCTGGCAGCCCGGGAACAGCAGAGGGCTCAGCTCATGCAgaaccaacagcagcagcagcaacaggtacagcagcagcaacagcagcaacaagcTCAGACATTTCATCAACCCAACCACCAGCCCAACTGGCCCCAAGCTGCAACTTTTGGCATGGAGAAGCCCACCAGCCCATCTGTTTACCAGCAGGACTTCTCCAACTCCAAGCAGATGATGATGCCCAATGTGCTAAACAAGAATTCTCCCAAAGCGGCCGCCACTGGATACCTCCAAACCTCCACGAACCCCAGTGTGATGGCCCACCCACCCACAAGCTTGAACCAAAACTCTGCCAACTGCCAGGCGTCCATGTTGAACTACAGGAACACCAAGCCTCTATCCCACTACGAGTTGGACCATGGACCAAGAGTGACTCCGCCAGCTCAGAACAAAACTGCCATGCTGGCTTatttgcagcagcagcaaaggcAACAGCAGGTGGCTTATCTCACCGAGGAACAGAAACGGGTGATCAAACAGAAAGCTGGGCTGCCGTACCGACCTATTGTGCCCCAAACTCAGGTAAGATTCATCTTTCTCTTGCTTTGCCCATCAAGTCACATTTGCATAGAAGTATAGTGTGCCTGTATTTGTGGGGTGTGGTTCAGTTTGCTACAAactttatgtttgtatttaatttcaaacttaCAGTACAAGCTGTCATTtgatttaattggttccaggggtccgtcggatatgtaaaaatattgtgTCTCGGAGGGAGTCGTTATACTACactgtagttgctttattaacattgggGCATTATAAATCAACAGATACATCAGTGTGTCTAAAACTCCAAAGTGAAGTACTACACTTGTAATATACAATGAAAATCAGTgcaaattattgcaaaacaaagcactgtaatataGCATTTGGCAATTTATGAACCAGCATTCCTGAAACAGTTCTTACCATGCGTGTTAACCCTGAGACAAACAGCAAgaaagcacacacaaacacagtacctGTTTAATGTTACAGTAATTGTATGAAtcgtttgcttttttttttttttttttttaaatctgcaactgaatccattccGTTCTGCTAGAGCTAAATTTCCTGTTTTAGGCCCGTAATAActtgtgcattgatcagtttccatgaGTACAGTTCAATTGGTAGCAGCAAGTCTAAATGACACATACCAGAGGTCCATCGGTTAATGGAGGTTATCCTGTCTTACAGGCttggatatgacaggttctactgtataatCTTTAATAATGTTAGTGGTCATGGCAGGTTAGTCATGGTGCTATAATACTCTAGCAGcttagtttgtttttgtaagaCGGTATGCTGTATGTTAGCAATTTAACAAACACTTTCTCACATACCTAAACTGCAAATATGTGAAAAAGCTTTTCATGTAAAAATTGTTGGTACCAAACCGTATATAAgtaaattacaatgtattttttgtgatGAATCTCAAAGCTGACCAGTAAAGCAACCTTGTAAATAAATCTgcaaatttgtaaataaatgtgtaattaaaaaaaaatttcaactAGTTTTATTAGTTTTGATTGCTTACCAGCCACCCATCTTTCTCTGGTCAATGTTGGTATTTGCCTTCAGATGGGCTGGGTCACAGTGAATGGCTATTTTGTCACCTTGcagagttatttaaataattgttttctctGCCAGTTTAGAGTTTAAAAATAGAATTTCCTGTAGCACACGGCAGCAGTCAGGTCACGCATGTCACTTTTCATGCAAGCAATATTACAGATTGTGTTCAAAGATTTGACTcaagtgctgttgtttttgtgtttaatttgttctCGCCAGTCTGAGTTCAGGAATAAAATTGCATAATTCTTAAATTTGACTTAAGATTGGGACTCCCTGGTGTGGTGATTTTTATAGGAATTGATgataaaaatgtttgtaatttaatttaaatctggGAAACTGGCACATACTTTTCTCTATGTAGTTTCTTTATTGTATTagctctcagaaaaaaaaaacccaaaaacccaacaaaaaaccCCCCAGCAAACCAAACAACCCATGATTTACATTTATGTATAGTTTCCACTGCCTGGTGCTACAGGCATCGACTGACCACGGCTAGCCGCCGAAATCAAGAGAGCGTTTGGTGCTTTTTTCCAATCCTGGACAAAGTCGGAAATTCTTGCCATGCGTCAAAGATCACTGGGGGATTGTGATACcgtattgttttaaacaaacctGCGGCATCAAATACATTTAACCGTAGgtgcattacaaatacaaatgagtCTGGTTGAGAAGGATAGCACAGCCAAACAAACGGCCAGGTTTTGATGTTGTGTTTGTAatgaataaatagaaaaaaacaatgagaCGGCAGACTTTTGTCTTGTGTGCCGAAGCTGGATGAACATTGTTCAAGTTGATAAAGTTCTCTGCTTTCAGCGACTCAGTAAAGCTTAAAGAAAATGTCATATGCATGCTTTGCCTGTATCAAAGAAAATCTGCCACAATGCTAGCAATTTTCCCTCCAGTTTCTTTTCTACACTCACCTCCTGGCTACGTGATGACACACTTTCTCAGTAATTTGGCTATGTCGAGTATGTCAGATATCCGCGCTCAGCCACTTGGGTGAGCCGTGGAAACACCCTGTTTTGTTACCGTGGGCAGCTGTAGCTGGGAGTGCCAGGCAGTGGAAAAGGGCATTCTACAGCTAATTATTCTTATGTTGCTGTCAGTTCTAAGCTCTactgcatttatgtttttttgatcCTATTTCATTTTCTGAACTACTTGTCCAGCTCTTACTATTCTGGGACCGGGAACAATAAATTCAATTTTAATACTATTTATCGAATATTTCTACAGGAACAAAACACTGTGCAGACTGTCGCCCGGGTTCCAGGCGCTGTCCCAACTGCAGGCATGGAGCCCCAGCCACCAGCTACTGCCTTAACAGGGAAACATGGCAATGCCTCCTATCTTAATAACCAGCAACAAGCAGCAattcagcagcagcaacacatgcAACTTATGGAAAAGCAGAAACAATTCTTAATAGGACAACGACAGCAGCTAATGGCAGAACAGGTAAggactttattatttaatttgttttcttttgtcacTCCCAGGATCATAACCTGAGGGTTCAGTGTAATCGGTCCAGCCCGTAAAATCACTCATTAGTAAGATTTGCTTtatagattgttttgttttgttttattggccCATTCCCTTTTTTCAGCAACCTTATTGGCAAGTGGTCAACATAGCCTGCctctatttttttgtattaaatagttttgtttgtgtttcaggAAAAGCAGCGTCACCAACAAGAGCAGCAGCTCCAGAGGCACCTCACACGGCCTCCTCCCCAATACCAGGACCAACAGCAAAACCCCTACCAGCAGCAAGTCAACCACTTTCAAGGCACAGGCAAGCTACAACATCTCCTTTCTGTCACATGTAGAGGTCCAGTCTAATATTCTCCGTATTCTTaataaaaatacttaaataaatatgtctccatgcaaaaaaaaaaaaaggtttgggggGGGTTACTACTTTAAACACAACACAAGGAAATAAATACCACATTTATTCAAAGTGCTCCCGCAAAACCAGTGATTTGAATGAGCGAACAGTGGACCAACTCTTGTCAGTAATAGGAACAACAAGGTGTCTTTGTTAGCAATACCAAAATATGAGGGCTGTTTTACAGccagggccaaaaaaaaaaaaaagtgccagagAAGTAACTCAAATGAGGAAGTTGTaaaaattgtaattactgcatgTTACTGTAGATTTCAAAGATGGAGTAACATTTAATAATTTGGTCGTTTTGTATTTGTGTAGAGAGAGGAGTGTTGGGAAGGTTTTGATGTGTTGCTTTTTAAGTGAGGGTCTCTGCCAGtgagtttaaatgttatatttgttCTGAAAACACGTGTACTTCAAATTTGCCTTCCCTTTCATTATGTAAATCCCAACTCCTTTCTGTTCCTTGTAGCATCATCTCAAGGTCTGGTCAACATGGGTAACCTGGGAGTGCAGAGTTCCAGCAACCAGAGGATGTTCTCCCAGAGTCAGGGCTTGATGCAGATGGGCGGAGGGCAAGCAGGTGTTCCCTCCTCTGCTGCCCCCACAGCAAACCAACCTGAACTGGACATGCCTGCTTACAACAGCATGGATAATGTCCAGTCGGTAATGTATAATCACATGGGTGCTGCCAACCAGCTACATCCTCACACAGCCCAGCAGAGTGCCATGAGTGGTGCCCAGTTGCAGAGACAGCCTGTGAGAATGGGCCAAAGCAGCACCGTGCCAGCAGGCTACAGACAGAACTTAATGGGCAATTCTGGTTTAACGACACAGCAGCTGCACAAGGGACCCACTAATCAAGCACTTATCAAGCAGCAGCAAATGGCAAGGATGCCCAATGCTATGGGTGCCCAAGCTCAGACTTGGCAGCACCAGGGTATGCAGAGTATGAACAACCAAACACCAGGGGGAGCAAACAACGGTCTTGGAGTATTTAATAACACTGGCTTTCACATGCAGCCACAGGCCCCAAAAATGGTCAGTCAGCAGTTTAGCCAAGCTGGCCTCAATGTCAATCGGCcaatgactgcaatgaactctgcTGTTGCTGGGCAGATGATGCCAACTTTGGCACAGCAAAGGGCCAACCAGCCACCTCCTCAACAGCAGCAACCACAGCAACCAGTTGTATCTGGAATGAATCAGCCAGTGCCTGACCTGACCAGTTTTGGTCAAGCTCAAAACCCTCAAATGGTTAACCAGGCTAATCTTCACTGTAGTCAGGGTTACCAAGTAAGGCCAGCTAATCAGGACCTGCCATTTATTTACAGCGCTCAGTCGGGCAGCTTACAGAGTTTGCCCGGGGAAAGCGACTTGATGG
The Polyodon spathula isolate WHYD16114869_AA chromosome 22, ASM1765450v1, whole genome shotgun sequence genome window above contains:
- the LOC121297357 gene encoding mastermind-like protein 1 isoform X2, whose translation is MERLRRRIELCRRHHSGCESRYDNTAMERLEIERQHTFALHQRCLQTKAKRGSKHRQPQPVSDQTALRGSGTGGSNSDIPDSGATEQSRNSTLIALQETVKRKLENAASPLNGDQTNGFGEAYSANKKPRLDDTRNTINGVSNGLPPVSPLHQLDTKHSGGRERLLPNGSHSLGLDRLNSKTTVSLHEPGLGENQELDDRFLLKEFKQEPEDDILPCLPPAGSNLMPDLNLNEQEWKELIEELNRSVPDEDMQDIFNDDFGDRKDPDPMTPAAHTLLPQDAVSVKAEFSPAATSFDQEQRTVSPQVRPMSSGPPQHPASSTNTTKASSPAMPNSQPQRQLPQNVLLPKPSSNELSLALQLQQLAAREQQRAQLMQNQQQQQQQVQQQQQQQQAQTFHQPNHQPNWPQAATFGMEKPTSPSVYQQDFSNSKQMMMPNVLNKNSPKAAATGYLQTSTNPSVMAHPPTSLNQNSANCQASMLNYRNTKPLSHYELDHGPRVTPPAQNKTAMLAYLQQQQRQQQVAYLTEEQKRVIKQKAGLPYRPIVPQTQEQNTVQTVARVPGAVPTAGMEPQPPATALTGKHGNASYLNNQQQAAIQQQQHMQLMEKQKQFLIGQRQQLMAEQEKQRHQQEQQLQRHLTRPPPQYQDQQQNPYQQQVNHFQGTASSQGLVNMGNLGVQSSSNQRMFSQSQGLMQMGGGQAGVPSSAAPTANQPELDMPAYNSMDNVQSVMYNHMGAANQLHPHTAQQSAMSGAQLQRQPVRMGQSSTVPAGYRQNLMGNSGLTTQQLHKGPTNQALIKQQQMARMPNAMGAQAQTWQHQGMQSMNNQTPGGANNGLGVFNNTGFHMQPQAPKMVSQQFSQAGLNVNRPMTAMNSAVAGQMMPTLAQQRANQPPPQQQQPQQPVVSGMNQPVPDLTSFGQAQNPQMVNQANLHCSQGYQVRPANQDLPFIYSAQSGSLQSLPGESDLMDSLMKNRTTEEWMNDLDELLRTQH
- the LOC121297357 gene encoding mastermind-like protein 1 isoform X1, encoding MMADFVVPRHSAVMERLRRRIELCRRHHSGCESRYDNTAMERLEIERQHTFALHQRCLQTKAKRGSKHRQPQPVSDQTALRGSGTGGSNSDIPDSGATEQSRNSTLIALQETVKRKLENAASPLNGDQTNGFGEAYSANKKPRLDDTRNTINGVSNGLPPVSPLHQLDTKHSGGRERLLPNGSHSLGLDRLNSKTTVSLHEPGLGENQELDDRFLLKEFKQEPEDDILPCLPPAGSNLMPDLNLNEQEWKELIEELNRSVPDEDMQDIFNDDFGDRKDPDPMTPAAHTLLPQDAVSVKAEFSPAATSFDQEQRTVSPQVRPMSSGPPQHPASSTNTTKASSPAMPNSQPQRQLPQNVLLPKPSSNELSLALQLQQLAAREQQRAQLMQNQQQQQQQVQQQQQQQQAQTFHQPNHQPNWPQAATFGMEKPTSPSVYQQDFSNSKQMMMPNVLNKNSPKAAATGYLQTSTNPSVMAHPPTSLNQNSANCQASMLNYRNTKPLSHYELDHGPRVTPPAQNKTAMLAYLQQQQRQQQVAYLTEEQKRVIKQKAGLPYRPIVPQTQEQNTVQTVARVPGAVPTAGMEPQPPATALTGKHGNASYLNNQQQAAIQQQQHMQLMEKQKQFLIGQRQQLMAEQEKQRHQQEQQLQRHLTRPPPQYQDQQQNPYQQQVNHFQGTASSQGLVNMGNLGVQSSSNQRMFSQSQGLMQMGGGQAGVPSSAAPTANQPELDMPAYNSMDNVQSVMYNHMGAANQLHPHTAQQSAMSGAQLQRQPVRMGQSSTVPAGYRQNLMGNSGLTTQQLHKGPTNQALIKQQQMARMPNAMGAQAQTWQHQGMQSMNNQTPGGANNGLGVFNNTGFHMQPQAPKMVSQQFSQAGLNVNRPMTAMNSAVAGQMMPTLAQQRANQPPPQQQQPQQPVVSGMNQPVPDLTSFGQAQNPQMVNQANLHCSQGYQVRPANQDLPFIYSAQSGSLQSLPGESDLMDSLMKNRTTEEWMNDLDELLRTQH